GCGAACCCCTGCGGTATCGATCAGCCGGACCGGAATTCCTCCGATCTGAAATTCCTCCTCCACGGTATCCCTGGTAGTCCCGGGGACACCCGAAACGATGGCTCGCTCCCTTCCCAGGAGAGCATTCAGGAGGCTCGACTTCCCCACATTCGGCCGGCCTGCGATGACCACCGTTGCCCCCTCTCGCAGCAGGCGTCCCTCCCTCGCTTTCTGGATCAAGGCCTGAAGGCCCTCCGCGATGAGGTCCACCTGCTTCTCAATCTCTCCAATCTCTGGAAAATCAAGCCCCTCCTCTGGGAAATCCACGGAGGCTTCGAGGGTGGCCAACAAGGAGAGCAGGTCTCCCCGAAGTCCCTGGACCTGCACTGAAAGTCCCCCTTGAAGCTGTCGCATGGCTGCTTTCAGCCCTGCCTCAGTCCTGGCCCTCACGATTTCTAAGACCGCCTCGGCTTGAGCCAGGTCGATCCGGCCGTTCAAAAAGGCCCGGCGCGTAAACTCCCCGGGTGCCGCGGGCCTCGCCCCGTGGCGAACGACGATATTCAGGATAGCCTGAAGGGAGACCCTCCCGCCATGGCCATGCAGCTCCACCACCTCCTCGCCTGTGAAAGACCTCGGGGCCCGCATGGGTACCAGGTAGGCCTCGTCCACCGGGCCCCCGGTGGTCGGGTCCACCACATGGCCCAAGTGCAAGGTGTGGCTAGCGAATTCGCGTGGGTCGGCTCCCGAATGGGGAGAGAAAACCCGGGCGGCCACCTCGAGCGCCTGGGGTCCGCTCAGGCGGACAATCCCGATTCCCCCCTCCCCCGGCGGCGTAGCGATCGCGGCGATGGTATCCTGACACGGGTCCGATTGGGCCACGCTCATTCTGCCTTTCCCGTCGCCGGTGACAGCTTGAGCCCCCGATTCATGTGGTATTGGTGTCCGATCTGGAGGACGTTGTTGACGAGCCAATAGAGGACCAGCCCCGACGGCATACTCCAGAAGATGAAGGTGAACATGATCGGCATCATATACAGCATCATCTTTGCTTGGCGAGGATCCCCGCCTGTCGGGCTCATCTTCTGTTGAATGAACATACTGATACCCATGATCAAGGCGAGGGCGCGGACTGCAAACACATCCGCCCCGAAGGGGATCGTGAAAAGGGTGTCGGGCGCTGATAGGTCCGTAATCCACAGCGCGAAGGGGGCGTGCCACAGCTCGACCGAGCTGCCCAGGGCACGATACAGGGCGATGAATATCGGAATCTGAATCACCATGGGGAGGCAACCCCCAAGGGGGTTCACCCCGTGCTTCTTGTACATATCCATCGTCTCCTGATTTACCTTTTGGGGATTGTTCTTGTATCGCTCCTTAATCGCCTGCAACTTGGGCTGAAGCGTTTGCATTGCCTGCATCGACTTATGGCTTTTCTGCGTGAGGGGATAAAAGACCACCTTCTGCACCACGGTGATAATGATAATCGCGACGCCGTAATTGCCGATGAATCCGTAAAGGAACTGGAGGAAATACAGGGCCGGCCTGGCCAAAAAATCGAACCAGCCGAGGTACACGAGCTCCCGAAGGTTGTGGCCTGCCGCGCGGAGTCTCGTGATCTCCTTGGGCCCGGCGTAGAGCTTCATTTCCACCTTTTTCTCCGTCCCGGGGGCGATTCTTATTGCGTGGTAGAGGAGACCCACAATCTGCATGCCCTCAGCATCCTTCGCCACAAAACTCGCGGGGTCTGCCTCGCCCGGGATCAGCGCTGCAGCAAAGTAGAGGTCCTGAAGGGCCATCCAGCCGACCTTTCCTGACTG
This Candidatus Methylomirabilota bacterium DNA region includes the following protein-coding sequences:
- the yidC gene encoding membrane protein insertase YidC translates to MDQLSGPGGENLERRAILATVLALIVLLGYYAFFMPTPPPPLAEPEKAQPEVAEGVTPPGSTTKPEPLSKIQPISGPLRRAEREEEVVLETDLLSVTLSNRGGGVRSWKLKQYEETAGFVDLVGALPEEGAPLPLATSIQGGEGATGLYRIVERPRAGPTEPQRVVMEFQETSGIVLEKTVILYPGSYLADVQIRLKNIGQTVTQGPLRLQWGPGFRIGMNDKVAGPATPAAWIDGKVVYPEAEEASQELTQSGKVGWMALQDLYFAAALIPGEADPASFVAKDAEGMQIVGLLYHAIRIAPGTEKKVEMKLYAGPKEITRLRAAGHNLRELVYLGWFDFLARPALYFLQFLYGFIGNYGVAIIIITVVQKVVFYPLTQKSHKSMQAMQTLQPKLQAIKERYKNNPQKVNQETMDMYKKHGVNPLGGCLPMVIQIPIFIALYRALGSSVELWHAPFALWITDLSAPDTLFTIPFGADVFAVRALALIMGISMFIQQKMSPTGGDPRQAKMMLYMMPIMFTFIFWSMPSGLVLYWLVNNVLQIGHQYHMNRGLKLSPATGKAE
- the mnmE gene encoding tRNA uridine-5-carboxymethylaminomethyl(34) synthesis GTPase MnmE — encoded protein: MSVAQSDPCQDTIAAIATPPGEGGIGIVRLSGPQALEVAARVFSPHSGADPREFASHTLHLGHVVDPTTGGPVDEAYLVPMRAPRSFTGEEVVELHGHGGRVSLQAILNIVVRHGARPAAPGEFTRRAFLNGRIDLAQAEAVLEIVRARTEAGLKAAMRQLQGGLSVQVQGLRGDLLSLLATLEASVDFPEEGLDFPEIGEIEKQVDLIAEGLQALIQKAREGRLLREGATVVIAGRPNVGKSSLLNALLGRERAIVSGVPGTTRDTVEEEFQIGGIPVRLIDTAGVRQETGDPVEMEGLRRTRAALEQADLTIVVLDGSEGIAHLDLQAWAETQSSRILAVNKSDLPPALPPATYQERFGVQPRFTSAITGQGVEALRDELRRMLGGEAETEALLMIVPRHREALERAERQMLGLRRSLGEGPSPDLIALDVRGAHAALGEILGETMSEDLLDQIFQQFCIGK